The genomic region tcatgtcatttgggtggtgaaccatgagagactccttcatatttctgtatgtaatggttcaataaatatttatatttaggtatttagAATGTTCCCAATTTTGTGCCTCATTTATGCTCATAGCATCTCCAACTTTTTCTTAATGCTATGAATATATCAGTAATTTACATTGGATTCAGTACAAATTGGTGGAATTTCCAGtaacaaacataataaataatattagagagaaagaaatagggaTTTCCATATAAATTCCATCTATTTCAACTACATTTTGATAAATCATGAGGATACAGATACTCTATTTCAGAGAATCTGAGGGTAAAGTTGACTAACAATAAAGATGAATGTAGTTTTTCCTTATTATACAGTGTGATTagcattcttttcttgtttttaatattttttaattgtaaaagatatataacaaaatttcctcttttaatgatgaaaatattcttgaTTTAAGAATAGATACTTCATatgaattgattttcaaatatagtCCCTTgaataaacccaaagaaaattaagaatcaaaTATATACATTGTACTTCTGACAGTGGTCTTGTTTAAGAAGGGATTAATTCTTGAGAACCTGGAATGGGATAAACTTTGTAAAATTATGCATTGGAATTCTAGAAACTTGTCAATAATATTAAATGGGGGTTATCTTTACACATATAGACTTGTATTACTAGTATTTGTTGGAAATTATAACTCATTACTCTTTGAAACCACTAGTTAATAGTTTAGCTAATTTTTCTGTGGCACAGTATGTGACctcaataataattatttaattcataCTTGAAGGGAGCTAGGAGCTATGATTTTGGGATACATATTAGCAGAATCTCTCCTTgcagaacttatttatttgattcctATACTAAGATGTATCAGTAATTGAATATTTTATGGACCATGTGGTCCTTTTCTACTTTCTCAATATTCCATGATCTggaaaaacattttatcaaatttaattttccacAGGTGatgatatttactttaaaatgttataaaattttctttataatttttttcatagcatttattacTTCCTTATTTCTTAGACTATAAATAAAAGGGTTTAATAAAGGGATCACTATGGTATAAAAAACAGCACCAGGTATATCTTTATCCTCTTCTTTAACTGAATGTGGTCGAATGTACACAAAAATAAGAGAACCATAGAatattgagacagagagaaagtgggatGCACATGTCGATAAGGCTTTGCTTCTTCcctctttggatttcattttgaaaatagtaaAGAGAATGTAGAAGTAAGATATTAAGACACTAGCAACGGTGAAGAGTTGAACTGAACCTGCAAAGATAAATATCATCAATTCATTGATATAAGGGTCAACACAAGAGAGTCTGTATAATGGAAAAACATCacaaaaaaagtgattaatttgATTTGACCCACAGAAAGTTAACCTAAAAAGAAACCCTATTTGAATCACAGAATGCAGATTTCCAGCTATATAGGCCCCTGTGGTCATCTGAATGCAGAGTTTCTTTGACATCATCGTGTGGTACTGCAGAGGGCTACATATGGCCACATAGCGATCATAGGCCATTGCTGCCAGGAGAAAGCAATCTGCAGTTTCAgcaaggcagagaaaataaaattgtatcatGCACTCATAAAGGGAAATCATTCTGTCTTTAGAAAAGGAGTTCTCTAACATTTTGGGGGTAATGGCACAGGAACAACAGGTATCCATCAAAGCCAGGTTGCCCAGAAAGATGTACATTGGTGTGTGAAGACGATGCTCCATAAAAATCAATACCACCAGGCCCAGATTCCCCACCATAGTGATCACATAGATAGTGAGAAACACCACAAACAGGAGGCTCCTCATCTCTGGGCGATCTGTAAATCCTGTGAGGATGAATTCAGTGGTCAAGGAGTAATTATCCTCAGTCATATCCACTTTCTCTGTTGAGATAGCAAGTCTGGAGATATAAGAttaagggaaattagggaatcgattccatttactataccaccaag from Mustela erminea isolate mMusErm1 chromosome 1, mMusErm1.Pri, whole genome shotgun sequence harbors:
- the LOC116595270 gene encoding olfactory receptor 5K1-like; protein product: MTEDNYSLTTEFILTGFTDRPEMRSLLFVVFLTIYVITMVGNLGLVVLIFMEHRLHTPMYIFLGNLALMDTCCSCAITPKMLENSFSKDRMISLYECMIQFYFLCLAETADCFLLAAMAYDRYVAICSPLQYHTMMSKKLCIQMTTGAYIAGNLHSVIQIGFLFRLTFCGSNQINHFFCDVFPLYRLSCVDPYINELMIFIFAGSVQLFTVASVLISYFYILFTIFKMKSKEGRSKALSTCASHFLSVSIFYGSLIFVYIRPHSVKEEDKDIPGAVFYTIVIPLLNPFIYSLRNKEVINAMKKIIKKIL